The genomic interval TACCCTGCACCTTGAGGGATCGCGAGGGCCCCGCTCGGGGCTTGGGCGCGCCCGACCGCGACGACCGGGAGGTGCGCGTACGCCGGCGCGAACGGCGCGAGGTGCGCCGCGAGCTCGGCCACGGTCGCGAACCGATGCTGCGGCTGCCGCTGGAGGCATCGCATGACGACGGCCTCGAGCTCGGGGCTCACGTGCGGCGCGCGCTGCCGAACCGGGAGCGGATCCTGCTCGAGGATCGCCGCGAAGAGCTCACCGAGGTTCTCGCCGTTGTAGGGCACGGCGCCGGTGAGAAGCTCGTAGAGGATGACCCCGAGGGCCCAGATGTCGGCGCGCACATCGACGCTCTTCGAGCTGCGGAGCTGCTCGGGCGACATGTAGAGCGGAGAGCCCAGCATGGCCTTGGTCGACGTGAGCGCGCCGCTCATCGGCCCGAGGCTGTTTTGGGCCTTCGAGATGCCGAAATCGAGGACCTTGACGATCTTCGAGCCGTCGGGCTTCGTGGCGAGGAAGAGGTTCGACGGCTTGAGATCGCGGTGGATGATGCCGAGCTTGTGCGCCGCGTGGATGGCGTCGGCGGCCTGGAGCAGGTAGCTACACGCCTCGTCGGGCGGGAGCGAGGCGCGGGTCTCGAGGAGCTGCGAGAGGTCTTGCCCCTCGAGGTACTCCATCACCATGTACTGGAGCCCGTTCGACCCCGACACGTCCACGTCGACCACGCGGGCGACGTGCTCGTTCAAAATGTTCGCGGCGGCGCGCGCCTCTTGGCGGAACCGCGCGTTCGCTTCTTCGTTCGCGGCGGCCTCGGCGAGGAGGAACTTGACGGCCACACGCTGCCCGAGCCCCTCGTGCTGGGCCGAAAAAACGGCGCCCATGCCGCCCTTTCCGAGGAGCCTCTCGATGCGGTACTTCCCCTGGAAGAGGTCCCCGGGCACGGGTAATTCGGCTGGTTTGTTCATAGCGAAGCTCGGGCGAGTCGAGCGCGAGGCGAAAAGAGCCTCCCCCTCCGACAGAAAGGTACCGAATCGCCCACCCGGGGACAAGCTCGCGGGCTCGAAAGAGGGCGATCCCCGCGGCCGAGGGCCGAGGCCGCCGCGCGCGAGGCCCCGAAACGAAAAAGGCCCGGGAGACGGGCCTTCGCGAGAACCTGGAGCCGCTTTGGGGACTTGAACCCCAGACCTACGGTTTACGAAACCGTTGCTCTACCACTGAGCTAAAGCGGCGATGACGGCCGCGGAAGTACGCGGCCTCGCGAGATCCGTCAAGCAGATTCGGCTTACCTCACCGAGACCGCGGGTTTTCCGAGGGCTCATGCCGCCGCGACGCGCCTCGAGCCCGAGGCGATCGCCGTGGACGCGTAGCGCGCGAGCGCCATGATGGAGTGCTGCGGGTTGACGCCGAGGTTCGTCGGGAAGACGGACGAGTCGACGACCCAGAGCCGGTCGGTGCCGTGGACCGCGAACGAGGGGTCGACCACCGACGTGCCCGCGTTCGGCCCCATGCGCGCGGCCCCGAAC from Myxococcales bacterium carries:
- a CDS encoding protein kinase, whose translation is MNKPAELPVPGDLFQGKYRIERLLGKGGMGAVFSAQHEGLGQRVAVKFLLAEAAANEEANARFRQEARAAANILNEHVARVVDVDVSGSNGLQYMVMEYLEGQDLSQLLETRASLPPDEACSYLLQAADAIHAAHKLGIIHRDLKPSNLFLATKPDGSKIVKVLDFGISKAQNSLGPMSGALTSTKAMLGSPLYMSPEQLRSSKSVDVRADIWALGVILYELLTGAVPYNGENLGELFAAILEQDPLPVRQRAPHVSPELEAVVMRCLQRQPQHRFATVAELAAHLAPFAPAYAHLPVVAVGRAQAPSGALAIPQGAGYTQPISQAGYLPQTPMRPSHASVPAFGANTGNPVNVPVAATAALGSGGFVAQPQGHSGAELMPEGSSVAGVPSRGSNTGIFVGIGAFLLLVTVGIGAYTVVGKKSSGGSGTAGSASASAEVPVTTAPTAPPSHSAAPTAEVPSATVAATAAPPPSATAVAVVPKVPATPPQGGKKPPVSPPATPPATPPATPPTPATAAPTPKPTSTLQTSR